The Cuculus canorus isolate bCucCan1 chromosome 16, bCucCan1.pri, whole genome shotgun sequence genome includes a region encoding these proteins:
- the TSHZ2 gene encoding teashirt homolog 2 isoform X1 — protein MPRRKQQAPKRAAGYVQEEDLKEEEDIKEEEEDDDDNNSTAQLQGSNDTGTDEEHEVGPDQKGAFSYQNSPVSHISNQDAENESLLSDGSDHVADIKSICSREPQDPKTSAHPKAQNEAHNCMDKMTAVYANILSDSYWTGLGLGFKLSNSEKRSCDNRNGGNKADFDWHQDALSKSLQQNLPSRPVSKPNLFSSVQLYRQSSKMCGTVFTGASRFRCRQCSAAYDTLVELTVHMNETGHYQDDNHKKDKHRPTSYSKPRKRAFQDMDKEDAQKVLKCMFCGDSFDSLQDLSVHMIKTKHYQKVPLREPVPTISSKIVTPAKKRVFDVNRPCSPDSTTGSFSDTFSPQKNANLQLSSNNRYGYQNGASYTWQFEACKSQILKCMECGSSHDTLQQLTTHMMVTGHFLKVTSSASKKGKQLVLDPLAVEKMQSLSEAPGNDSPVSKSTNKSSAECIAPTPELKKESKKDKADDANKEEKAVKTEEYEDALQKPLDPTMKYQYLREEDLEDGSKGGGDILKSLENTVTTAINKAQNGAPSWSAYPSIHAAYQLSEGAKPSLPVGSQVLQIRPTITNKLRPIAPKWKVMPLVPISASVAQCTQVKKEADDKEEVQKDYAKEGIQAEPASLSQSEREPLLKSEASVEPKKTEPCPLKEEDKIKEDSGKEKAVLKEPTAASVSNGCAAANHSSELPCVNPLSALQSVLNNHLGKATEPLRPQSNSSPSSSTISMFHKPNLNMMEKPVLSPAPTPPKPASVSRHYLFENNDQPIDLTKSKGKKAESAQAQSCTSPPQKHALSDIADMVKVLPKATTPKPAASSRIPSMKLEIDVRRFEDVSTEVSTLHKRKGRQSNWNPQHLLILQAQFASSLFQTSEGKYLLSDLGPQERMQISKFTGLSMTTISHWLANVKYQLRKTGGTKFLKNMDKGHPVFYCSDCASQFRTPSTYISHLESHLGFQMKDMNKLAVEQQTKVEQEISRVSVQRSPETIAGEEDTDSKFKCKLCCRTFASKHAVKLHLSKTHSKSPEHHSQFVAEVDEE, from the coding sequence GTTATGTCCAAGAGGAGGAtttaaaggaagaggaagacataaaggaggaggaagaagatgatgaCGACAACAACTCAACTGCTCAGCTCCAGGGCAGCAACGACACTGGCACAGATGAGGAACATGAAGTGGGTCCTGATCAGAAAGGGGCCTTTAGCTACCAGAATTCCCCTGTCAGTCATATTTCTAACCAGGATGCAGAAAACGAATCGCTACTAAGTGATGGTAGTGACCATGTTGCAGATATTAAAAGCATTTGCTCTAGAGAGCCACAGGACCCAAAAACCAGTGCCCATCCCAAAGCCCAGAATGAAGCACACAATTGCATGGATAAAATGACAGCGGTCTATGCCAACATACTGTCAGACTCTTACTGGACAGGCTTAGGGCTGGGTTTCAAATTGTCTAACTCTGAAAAGAGGAGTTGTGACAACAGAAATGGAGGGAACAAAGCTGATTTTGATTGGCACCAAGACGCACTGTCAAAAAGCTTACAGCAGAATTTGCCTTCCAGACCTGTCTCAAAACCCAACCTGTTCAGCTCAGTCCAGCTCTACAGGCAGAGCAGCAAAATGTGTGGAACTGTGTTCACGGGCGCCAGCCGGTTTCGGTGCCGGCAGTGCAGCGCTGCCTATGACACGTTGGTAGAACTAACGGTTCATATGAATGAGACGGGTCACTACCAAGATGACAACCATAAAAAGGACAAGCACAGACCTACCAGCTACTCAAAGCCCCGAAAAAGAGCTTTCCAGGACATGGACAAGGAAGATGCACAAAAAGTTCTGAAATGTATGTTCTGTGGTGACTCTTTTGATTCCCTTCAAGATCTGAGTGTTCAtatgataaaaacaaaacattaccAAAAAGTGCCTTTGAGGGAGCCGGTACCAACCATTTCTTCAAAAATCGTCACTCCAGCAAAGAAACGTGTGTTTGATGTTAACAGGCCTTGTTCCCCTGATTCCACGACGGGATCTTTCTCAGATactttttctcctcagaagAATGCGAACTTGCAGCTATCATCTAACAACCGCTATGGCTATCAGAACGGTGCCAGCTACACGTGGCAGTTCGAGGCCTGCAAATCCCAGATTTTGAAGTGCATGGAATGTGGAAGTTCCCATGACACCTTGCAGCAGCTCACAACCCACATGATGGTCACTGGCCATTTCTTGAAAGTCACAAGTTCAgcttcaaagaaaggaaagcagcttgTTCTGGATCCTTTAGCTGTGGAAAAAATGCAATCCCTGTCTGAAGCACCAGGTAATGACAGCCCAGTTTCAAAATCAACCAATAAATCATCTGCAGAATGCATAGCTCCCACCCCCgaactaaaaaaagaaagtaaaaaagataAAGCTGATGATgcaaacaaagaggaaaaagcagtaaaaactgAAGAGTATGAAGATGCTCTTCAGAAACCACTGGATCCCACAATGAAATACCAGTACCTCAGAGAAGAAGATTTAGAAGATGGTTCAAAAGGTGGTGGGGACATTTTAAAGTCCTTGGAGAACACTGTCACAACAGCCATCAATAAAGCTCAAAATGGAGCGCCCAGCTGGAGTGCATATCCCAGCATCCACGCAGCTTATCAGCTCTCAGAAGGAGCTAAACCGTCTTTGCCCGTGGGTTCCCAAGTACTGCAGATCAGGCCAACAATCACCAATAAACTGAGGCCAATAGCTCCTAAGTGGAAGGTCATGCCTCTGGTCCCTATCTCAGCAAGTGTGGCCCAGTGCACTCAAGTGAAGAAAGAAGCTGATGACAAGGAGGAGGTACAAAAGGACTATGCTAAAGAGGGCATCCAAGCTGAGCCTGCCTCACTCAGCCAGAGTGAGAGAGAACCTCTCCTCAAATCTGAAGCCTCTGTGGAGCCAAAAAAGACAGAACCGTGTCCCTTGAAAGAAGAAGACAAAATTAAAGAGGACAGcggaaaagaaaaagcagtccTCAAGGAACCAACAGCAGCTTCTGTTAGTAATGGTTGTGCTGCTGCCAACCATTCATCTGAACTGCCTTGCGTCAACCCTCTTAGTGCACTGCAGTCCGTACTGAATAATCACTTGGGCAAAGCCACTGAGCCTTTGCGGCCTCAATCCAACTCGAGCCCTAGCTCTAGCACAATTTCTATGTTCCACAAACCTAATCTAAATATGATGGAGAAGCCAGTTTTATCTCCTGCTCCAACCCCACCAAAGCCTGCAAGTGTGTCCAGGCactatttatttgaaaacaatgaTCAGCCTATTGACCTGACCAAATCCAAAGGCAAGAAAGCTGAGTCAGCTCAAGCACAATCTTGTACTTCTCCACCTCAAAAACATGCTCTGTCTGACATCGCTGACATGGTCAAAGTTCTTCCCAAAGCTACTACACCAAAACCTGCTGCATCTTCAAGGATCCCATCTATGAAATTGGAAATAGATGTCCGACGCTTTGAGGATGTCTCAACAGAAGTCTCTACTCTGCACAAAAGGAAGGGCAGACAGTCAAACTGGAACCCTCAGCATCTTCTTATTTTGCAAGCTCAGTTTGCTTCCAGCCTCTTCCAGACGTCTGaaggtaaatatttattatcaGATCTAGGACCACAAGAGCGCATGCAGATTTCAAAATTCACTGGACTGTCAATGACCACCATCAGCCATTGGTTGGCAAATGTCAAGTATCAACTTAGGAAAACTGGAGGAACAAAGTTTTTGAAAAACATGGACAAAGGCCATCCAGTCTTCTATTGCAGCGACTGTGCGTCTCAGTTTCGAACCCCATCTACTTACATTAGCCACTTAGAATCTCATCTAGGTTTCCAAATGAAAGACATGAACAAGCTGGCTGTGGAGCAGCAAACCAAGGTAGAGCAAGAAATCTCCAGAGTTTCAGTTCAAAGATCTCCTGAAACAatagctggagaagaggacacaGACTCTAAGTTCAAATGTAAGTTGTGCTGTCGGACATTTGCAAGCAAACATGCAGTAAAACTTCATCTAAGCAAAACACACAGCAAGTCACCAGAACACCATTCACAATTTGTAGCAGAAGTGGATGAAGAATAA
- the TSHZ2 gene encoding teashirt homolog 2 isoform X2 translates to MKRSDCYVQEEDLKEEEDIKEEEEDDDDNNSTAQLQGSNDTGTDEEHEVGPDQKGAFSYQNSPVSHISNQDAENESLLSDGSDHVADIKSICSREPQDPKTSAHPKAQNEAHNCMDKMTAVYANILSDSYWTGLGLGFKLSNSEKRSCDNRNGGNKADFDWHQDALSKSLQQNLPSRPVSKPNLFSSVQLYRQSSKMCGTVFTGASRFRCRQCSAAYDTLVELTVHMNETGHYQDDNHKKDKHRPTSYSKPRKRAFQDMDKEDAQKVLKCMFCGDSFDSLQDLSVHMIKTKHYQKVPLREPVPTISSKIVTPAKKRVFDVNRPCSPDSTTGSFSDTFSPQKNANLQLSSNNRYGYQNGASYTWQFEACKSQILKCMECGSSHDTLQQLTTHMMVTGHFLKVTSSASKKGKQLVLDPLAVEKMQSLSEAPGNDSPVSKSTNKSSAECIAPTPELKKESKKDKADDANKEEKAVKTEEYEDALQKPLDPTMKYQYLREEDLEDGSKGGGDILKSLENTVTTAINKAQNGAPSWSAYPSIHAAYQLSEGAKPSLPVGSQVLQIRPTITNKLRPIAPKWKVMPLVPISASVAQCTQVKKEADDKEEVQKDYAKEGIQAEPASLSQSEREPLLKSEASVEPKKTEPCPLKEEDKIKEDSGKEKAVLKEPTAASVSNGCAAANHSSELPCVNPLSALQSVLNNHLGKATEPLRPQSNSSPSSSTISMFHKPNLNMMEKPVLSPAPTPPKPASVSRHYLFENNDQPIDLTKSKGKKAESAQAQSCTSPPQKHALSDIADMVKVLPKATTPKPAASSRIPSMKLEIDVRRFEDVSTEVSTLHKRKGRQSNWNPQHLLILQAQFASSLFQTSEGKYLLSDLGPQERMQISKFTGLSMTTISHWLANVKYQLRKTGGTKFLKNMDKGHPVFYCSDCASQFRTPSTYISHLESHLGFQMKDMNKLAVEQQTKVEQEISRVSVQRSPETIAGEEDTDSKFKCKLCCRTFASKHAVKLHLSKTHSKSPEHHSQFVAEVDEE, encoded by the coding sequence GTTATGTCCAAGAGGAGGAtttaaaggaagaggaagacataaaggaggaggaagaagatgatgaCGACAACAACTCAACTGCTCAGCTCCAGGGCAGCAACGACACTGGCACAGATGAGGAACATGAAGTGGGTCCTGATCAGAAAGGGGCCTTTAGCTACCAGAATTCCCCTGTCAGTCATATTTCTAACCAGGATGCAGAAAACGAATCGCTACTAAGTGATGGTAGTGACCATGTTGCAGATATTAAAAGCATTTGCTCTAGAGAGCCACAGGACCCAAAAACCAGTGCCCATCCCAAAGCCCAGAATGAAGCACACAATTGCATGGATAAAATGACAGCGGTCTATGCCAACATACTGTCAGACTCTTACTGGACAGGCTTAGGGCTGGGTTTCAAATTGTCTAACTCTGAAAAGAGGAGTTGTGACAACAGAAATGGAGGGAACAAAGCTGATTTTGATTGGCACCAAGACGCACTGTCAAAAAGCTTACAGCAGAATTTGCCTTCCAGACCTGTCTCAAAACCCAACCTGTTCAGCTCAGTCCAGCTCTACAGGCAGAGCAGCAAAATGTGTGGAACTGTGTTCACGGGCGCCAGCCGGTTTCGGTGCCGGCAGTGCAGCGCTGCCTATGACACGTTGGTAGAACTAACGGTTCATATGAATGAGACGGGTCACTACCAAGATGACAACCATAAAAAGGACAAGCACAGACCTACCAGCTACTCAAAGCCCCGAAAAAGAGCTTTCCAGGACATGGACAAGGAAGATGCACAAAAAGTTCTGAAATGTATGTTCTGTGGTGACTCTTTTGATTCCCTTCAAGATCTGAGTGTTCAtatgataaaaacaaaacattaccAAAAAGTGCCTTTGAGGGAGCCGGTACCAACCATTTCTTCAAAAATCGTCACTCCAGCAAAGAAACGTGTGTTTGATGTTAACAGGCCTTGTTCCCCTGATTCCACGACGGGATCTTTCTCAGATactttttctcctcagaagAATGCGAACTTGCAGCTATCATCTAACAACCGCTATGGCTATCAGAACGGTGCCAGCTACACGTGGCAGTTCGAGGCCTGCAAATCCCAGATTTTGAAGTGCATGGAATGTGGAAGTTCCCATGACACCTTGCAGCAGCTCACAACCCACATGATGGTCACTGGCCATTTCTTGAAAGTCACAAGTTCAgcttcaaagaaaggaaagcagcttgTTCTGGATCCTTTAGCTGTGGAAAAAATGCAATCCCTGTCTGAAGCACCAGGTAATGACAGCCCAGTTTCAAAATCAACCAATAAATCATCTGCAGAATGCATAGCTCCCACCCCCgaactaaaaaaagaaagtaaaaaagataAAGCTGATGATgcaaacaaagaggaaaaagcagtaaaaactgAAGAGTATGAAGATGCTCTTCAGAAACCACTGGATCCCACAATGAAATACCAGTACCTCAGAGAAGAAGATTTAGAAGATGGTTCAAAAGGTGGTGGGGACATTTTAAAGTCCTTGGAGAACACTGTCACAACAGCCATCAATAAAGCTCAAAATGGAGCGCCCAGCTGGAGTGCATATCCCAGCATCCACGCAGCTTATCAGCTCTCAGAAGGAGCTAAACCGTCTTTGCCCGTGGGTTCCCAAGTACTGCAGATCAGGCCAACAATCACCAATAAACTGAGGCCAATAGCTCCTAAGTGGAAGGTCATGCCTCTGGTCCCTATCTCAGCAAGTGTGGCCCAGTGCACTCAAGTGAAGAAAGAAGCTGATGACAAGGAGGAGGTACAAAAGGACTATGCTAAAGAGGGCATCCAAGCTGAGCCTGCCTCACTCAGCCAGAGTGAGAGAGAACCTCTCCTCAAATCTGAAGCCTCTGTGGAGCCAAAAAAGACAGAACCGTGTCCCTTGAAAGAAGAAGACAAAATTAAAGAGGACAGcggaaaagaaaaagcagtccTCAAGGAACCAACAGCAGCTTCTGTTAGTAATGGTTGTGCTGCTGCCAACCATTCATCTGAACTGCCTTGCGTCAACCCTCTTAGTGCACTGCAGTCCGTACTGAATAATCACTTGGGCAAAGCCACTGAGCCTTTGCGGCCTCAATCCAACTCGAGCCCTAGCTCTAGCACAATTTCTATGTTCCACAAACCTAATCTAAATATGATGGAGAAGCCAGTTTTATCTCCTGCTCCAACCCCACCAAAGCCTGCAAGTGTGTCCAGGCactatttatttgaaaacaatgaTCAGCCTATTGACCTGACCAAATCCAAAGGCAAGAAAGCTGAGTCAGCTCAAGCACAATCTTGTACTTCTCCACCTCAAAAACATGCTCTGTCTGACATCGCTGACATGGTCAAAGTTCTTCCCAAAGCTACTACACCAAAACCTGCTGCATCTTCAAGGATCCCATCTATGAAATTGGAAATAGATGTCCGACGCTTTGAGGATGTCTCAACAGAAGTCTCTACTCTGCACAAAAGGAAGGGCAGACAGTCAAACTGGAACCCTCAGCATCTTCTTATTTTGCAAGCTCAGTTTGCTTCCAGCCTCTTCCAGACGTCTGaaggtaaatatttattatcaGATCTAGGACCACAAGAGCGCATGCAGATTTCAAAATTCACTGGACTGTCAATGACCACCATCAGCCATTGGTTGGCAAATGTCAAGTATCAACTTAGGAAAACTGGAGGAACAAAGTTTTTGAAAAACATGGACAAAGGCCATCCAGTCTTCTATTGCAGCGACTGTGCGTCTCAGTTTCGAACCCCATCTACTTACATTAGCCACTTAGAATCTCATCTAGGTTTCCAAATGAAAGACATGAACAAGCTGGCTGTGGAGCAGCAAACCAAGGTAGAGCAAGAAATCTCCAGAGTTTCAGTTCAAAGATCTCCTGAAACAatagctggagaagaggacacaGACTCTAAGTTCAAATGTAAGTTGTGCTGTCGGACATTTGCAAGCAAACATGCAGTAAAACTTCATCTAAGCAAAACACACAGCAAGTCACCAGAACACCATTCACAATTTGTAGCAGAAGTGGATGAAGAATAA